The DNA window ATGAGCGCGAACTTTGTCAGCAAAGCCGCCATGACGGTTAACAATGGTTGATTCCGATTGTGCGCAAAGATTGTGATCACCTGACAAGCAACTATAACAAGTCATGCAATATTCGGAATGCCAACCGAGACCGACCCGTTGTCCTACTTGCAGACTGTGTACATTTGCTCCTTTTGCCGAGATCGTGCCAATAATTTCATGGCCTGGTACAAATGGAAAGCGTGTTATTCCCCATTCGTTGTTTAGCATGCTAAGATCGCTGTGACAAATGCCGCAATATTCAATGGCTATTTCTACGTCATGATCGTTCAATAATCCGGGGTCATACTCGAAAGGCTGGAGCTTTCCGCCCACCTCAAACGCTGCATAAGCTTTAATCATAAATTTTCTCGGAAGAAATTTTTATTTACTCAAAATTTAAAATAAATCAATTAGTTTAAAATTCTCAATAAAGAAAAAATGAAAATTTAAAGTATCTTTTGGTAGAAATCTTACAATAGAAATGGTTTCAATGGAATAAACAGGTAAAGTTGTATGATGCATAATTGTAAAGAAATTAATTGCTTATGAAGTGCATTCTACAAATACGTGCGGGTTCTCGGCATATTATTGGAATATATTTGTATATTATTGATTGTTAATGTATATTGGTGTTTTTCATCAAGAAAGAAAGTATTAAAGTTTGGAATTTAATTGTCGTATCCAACTCACTATCATTAAATGGTCATTAAAACTTTTTAATGTATTCGATATAAGAAGTGTGTTGGATTTTCTAAGTTACTTCATTTCATTATATTTGTAATCACAAAGGGAAATAGTATGGTATTGGCAAAAACGCGAGTGGCATTGATAGGATTGGTGATTGGTTCTGTTTTGGTTCTAGCAGCTTGTGACAGCAATGAGCCAAAAGAAAAAAAATCTGGACAAGCACTAGTTAGTGTTAATGGTAAGGAAGTTACCACACTTCAATTAAATGATGAAATAAAGCGTGCCAATATTCGTCCTGATCAGTACGAAGCAGCAAGTAAACAATTACTGGAGTCATTAATTGTTCGTCAATTGATAATTGATGAAGCTATACGTAACAAGTTGGATCGTACTCCTGATGTCATGCAAGCACGCGATCGTGCCAACGCGCAGGTGATCGCGCAAGCTTATATGCAAGGTATTGCGAGTAAAGTTGCTAAGCCGTCTCAAGCAGAAATTAATGAATATTTCCAGAAACATCCTGAATTTTTTTCTCAGCGTAAACAATTTGATTTGATAACAGTTCGTATCGCAACTAAAGATCTCAACGAAGAGCTAAAGAAAACTATAGATGCTGCCAAGTCTTTAGGCCAAGTTGTGTCTTGGCTTGATAAAAATAAAGTTCAGTATTTTAGGAGCCTAGCGTCGCGAAGCTCGACTGATCTGCCACCGCAGATGGCGAAGATGTTGCAGGAAAAAAACAAAGACACTATTTTTATCGTCAACGAACAAGAAAATAGCTTACTAATTTCAGTCGATGCGATTAAAGATAGTCCAGTGACACTAGCAACCGCAGTACCTCAAATTGAACGATTCCTGCTAAACCAAAAATATAAGGAAGCAACCGACGCAGAAGTTGCGCGTTTACGAGCAGCTGCAAAAATAGAATATCTTAATGCTGCAGCACCGGTATCCAGTAATGTGGAGAAATCAGCTGTTCCACAGGCTGTGCCAGCGACTTCTCCTAATGCAACAAATAATAATTTGAATCTAACTGAACCAGCCTCTGAGAGCTCAATTGAGCGTGGTATTATGGGTCTAAAGTGAATTATTTGAGAGTTTTGCTTCCTAATGGACTGCGTAAGTGTCTTTTGTATGGTATGTGGTGTGAATTAAGGACTATAGGCTAATGATAAATGTTATGAAAAAAACAAAGGTCTTGGCAATAATGATCATATTGCTGGGAGTTGCTTGTATTGAAAATACGATTGCAGGAGAAGCTAGGGAAAGTGCATTAGGACCAGGCGATACATTAAGAATTTTTGTTTATGGTCATCCTGATATGACTACTGAAACCAAAGTGAGTGAAACAGGAAAAATAACGTTTCCGCTACTAGGAGAAATTGCAGTCAATGGATTAACACCATCAGAAGCCGAAAGAAAGATAGCCAATCTTCTGGAAACGCGGGATATTTTGCGTAAACCGCAAGTGATAGTGGTTGCCGCTGCATTGCAAAGCCAGATGGTGTCCGTGCTTGGTAATGTTCGTAATCAGGGACGTTATCCAATTGAAGGGAAACGCAGTCTGACTGAAATCATCGCTATGGCAGGAGGAATAATTCCTGAAGGTGGAGAGCTTGTTACTTTGATTCGTTCAGACGGTAACAAGTTTGTTAAGGAAGTAATTGATGTACTTGAGATGGTTCGTACTGGTGATTTATCCCGAGACATAGATATACGAAGTGATGATTTAATCTACATTGAGCGTGCTCATCGATTTTATATATATGGTGAAGTTCAGCGTGCCGGAGTTTATAGGCTTGAACGAAACATGACGGTGATGCAAGCTCTATCAGTAGGTGGAGGACTAACTCTACGAGGAACTGAACGTGGTTTAAGGATCCAACGCCGGGATACAGAAGGTAACTTAAAAGAAATTAGTGCTAAATCTAGTGATTTAGTCCAACCGGATGATGTGATCTATATCAAAGAGAGTCTGTTCTGATTTTAATTCCGATATTTTTGTTTCAGATTTATGAAGTAAATATTGTAATCAATCAGGTTTAAACTGAGGTTTTGCGCATGGATTTTTCTCGTTTTTTTCTAATTATTTTAGCTCGTCGTAAGCTTATCTTATCTACATTAATTATTACAATATCAACAACTCTGATAGTCAGTCTTCTTCTTCCAAAAAGCTACAAGTCTACCGCAACGCTCGTTCTTACTTATAAAGGAGCCGATCCTGTTACAGGCATGATTTTACCGGCGCAACTAAACTCAGGATATATGGCGACCCAATTAGATGTCATTAAAAGTACTAAGACTGCGCTAATGGTGGTGGATCAACTCAGGCTTGATCAGAATGAGATAGTAAAAAAGCAGTTTGAGGACAGTAATAGCAGTTTAGGACTACGAGAGTGGTTGGCTGCTTTGCTTCTTAAGAATTTGGATATTGAAACTTCTCGAGATAGCAGTGTGATCGGCGTTAGCTATAAGGGCGCAGATCCTGAATTTACTTCAATTATTGCTAATGCTTTTGCGAATGCTTATCAAGAGATAAGTATTCGTCTCACTGTTGAACCATCACAGAAAGCAGCGGCTTATTTTACTGATCAACTTAATGTGTTACGTGAAAGACTTGAAACAGCGCAGAGAAAACTAACAGAATATCAGCACGAAGCAGGAATCATTGATGCAGATGTTCGTCTTGATATTGAAACAAAGCGTTTAAACGACCTCTCCAGTCAACTAGTATTGGCTCAAGCGGAGTTAATGGGGACAGTCTCAGAGCAGGGGATTGATAGTCGTGGCGGTGAAACTAATAGTATTGCTCGAAATGCGATGATTAGTAATCTCAAGTTAAGTTTGTCACAAGCCGAATCCAGATTTTCTGAAGTTTCCCAGAAATTGGGACCTAATCATCCAAGTTATGCCGGAGCAAAGGCGGAAGTGGATAAATTAAGAGCGGAACTTAATAAGCATATAAAAACTACTGCGCATACTGCTGCTGGCCAGGAAAGAGAGATACGCGCAGCACTTGAAGAACAGAAAGCAAAGGTATTATCGCTCAATCGAGCTAGAAATGAGCTACACCTCCTTTTTAAAGAAGTGGAGGGTGCTCAGCAAGCGTATAACAATGCGATGCAACGTCTAAATCAAACAACACTTGAAGGACAAGCTAACTTATCGAGTGTTTCTTTGCTTGATGCTGCAAAAATTCCGGAAAAACCTGATAGCCCAAAATTGCTGCTTAACATAGCCTTATCGGTAATTTTGGGTACTCTTATCGGATTGGGGGTTGGTTTGATAGCTGAAATGATTGATCGGCGTGTGCGTTCCCCTGAAGATCTAGTAGATGTGCTTCAAGTACCTGTGCTAGGTGTTATAAGCAAAGGAATAGAAAAACAGAAACGCTTGCAATTGAGCTGGCCACGTTTGATACGATGAATTTCTTGGGTTATTAGGAGAAAAAATGAGCATTACAAGTTCCTCAGAAACTAAGAAGCTTAGCGATTCTAGTTCTATCAACGCAAGTTCTTCCCATATTCGCAAGTTTAGTATTGGGCATATTCTATTGGATATGGGAAAAATTACACCAGTTGAGGCTGAGCGTGTACTGCATTTACAAAAGGAGACTGGTTTACGTTTTGGTGATGCTGCGCTTAAATTAGGTTTAATTACTGAAGCTGATATACAGTTAGTTTTGGCGCAACAATTTGATTACCCCTACTTATTACCCGGTCAGGGAAATCATTCGCCCGAATTGGTTGTTGCTTATCAACCTTTTGGCACTCAAGTAGAAGTTTTTCGTGCAGTACGTAGTCAGCTAATGTTACGTTGGTTTACTTCGGGCCATAAAGCGCTTGCGATAGTCAGTTATAATTTGGGCGATGGTGTGAGTCTGTTTGCAGCAAATCTTGCTGTTGTATTTTCTCAACTCGGTGAGCGCACATTACTTATAGATGCTAACTTACGCAGCCCGCAGCAGCATGAAATATTTAATTTAAGAAATAGATTGGGACTATCAGATGTTCTTGCTGGTCGTGCAAGTGTCTCTGAGGTAATTGCAAAAATTGATTCATTCATAGATCTTTCAGTATTACCAGCAGGAACACTTCCGCCAAATCCTTTGGAGCTTCTCAATCGTAATCTATTTGACGAGTTAAACGATCAGCTTGCCAATCAATTTGATGTTATTCTCTACGATACATTGGCTGTTTCAAGTGGTGCCGATGCACTTGCTATTGCTGCGCGTACAGATGGCGTATTGATTGTCGCTCATAAAAATAATACTCGATTGAGTGAGGTCGATGCAATTAATGAGCAACTCAAGTGTAGCGGTAGTGAAGTAGTGGGTTCTGTATTAATTGATTTTTAAAAGAAATTAACTATGTTCTCTTTTATATATCTACCTAATGGTTTTAAGTCGATTATTTCGGATTGGTGGCCAATATTACTTGGATTATTGATTTTATATATACCTACTTTCCATGATTTAGCCAATGGGTTATGGTCTAAAGAAGAGCAAGCGCACGGGCCAATTATTTTGTTACTTTCACTTTGGCTTATTTATCGTAAGTGGCCTGAGATGATAAGAAGAAGTAAAGGGAGATCTGCTTCTGGTTTTGGATGGGTAATTTTTTTTATAGCTCTGATATTGTATGTGCTTGGGCGCTCACAACAGATATTAGTTTTCGAAATGGGTTCCTTTATATGGATTCTAGCAGCGATTTTCCTCGTTAAACGAGGTTCTACTGCTTTGAAGGTTATGTGGTTCCCGTTATTCTTTTTATTATTTATGATTCCATTACCAGGGCAAGTAGTTAGCCTACTTACTATGCCCATGAAAATGGCGGTTTCGTTTGTTGCTGAGCATATTTTGTTTTGGGCAAATTATCCAATAGCAAGAAATGGTGTCATTTTACAGATCGGGCAATATCAACTTCTTGTAGCCGATGCTTGTGCTGGGCTTCAAACATTGTTGACATTGGAAGCACTCGGGTTGTTTTATTTGAATCTTGTGCACCATACTTCAATTTTACGAAATATAACATTAGCTATTTTCATTGTACCGATTTCTTTTACTGCCAATGTTATTCGCGTTATCGTACTCACGTTGATTACTTATCATTATGGAGATGCGGCAGGGCAAGGATTTCTGCATGGATTCGCTGGAATGGTTTTGTTCATTAGTGCATTAATACTAATACTTGGTGTTGATGCAGTATTGCAGTATTTTGTTAAAACACAACCTCTTGGAGAATCGCATTCCGCTATAAGTAACAGTTAGTCAGTTTGTGTAATGATGTGTGTTTAGTAAAAAAATAACAAGGTTATATATGATTGATAAAAAGGGAGAATAATGAAAGGATCTCTGATTGTTAGTTTTATTCTTGGCATATTGATGGTGTCATCAGGTGCTTTGACAATGGCATTAACTCCAACAAGTAAGATTGCAGATCAACAAGAAAAAATTGATCTGGAATTCATGATTCCATCTAAGTTTGGAGATTGGCATGTTGATAAGTCAATAATACCATTACAAGTGGATGCTGAAACGCAAGCGATGCTTGATAAAATATATAATCAAACATTAGCAAGGACTTACATCAACTCACTGGGTGAGCGTGTTATGCTTTCTGTAGCTTATGGAGGTGATCAAAGTGACAATCTAGCAATACATAAGCCGGAAGTATGTTATTACGCACAAGGTTTTGAGATTATGAAAAATTTTGCTGATGAATTACTTACTCAATATGGGAAACTTCCGATTAAGCGTTTGATAGCGGTAAAAGGAAACCGCAGTGAGCCTATAACTTACTGGGTGACCATTGGTAACAAAGCGGTTTTGCCCGGTATTGAAGAAAAATTGCAACAATTGCGATATGGTTTAACAGGAAGTGTACCCGACGGTATGTTAGTTCGTGTATCTACGATTGATACTGACAAAGAGAAAGCCTACCGATTGCAGACTAATTTTATTCAGGATATGCTGTCAGCAATCGATACTAAAGGACGTACTCGATTGACGGGAGTTTTTAGTGAAATATAAGTTTCAATTTCTATTCTCTTATAGTTTGATCTTGTCAAATCGATTTTAATTATTATTCCGCGCTTTACTTCTATTGGTTTTGAGGCAGTGGGTTTAATACTATCGCATTTCGTGGTACTGTTCTTTTTACTATGGATTTGAGTTCAATGTAATTAGAGTCTTAGTTATATTTTATATATATATGTATATGTCGCTGAATTGATGGTACAGGAGTAATGGATAGTTCATGCAGTTAGCTTTGATCATGACAGGTGATTGCGTATGTTAGCTTTTACTTTATTTTCATTTGCGGCATTTCTCTTAGCGATTTTCTTGGTTGTCGCCATTGCTGTCGTGGCGGCGAGTGCGGTGCGATGGCCCGGTTGGTCATTGAGTTTTCTGATGTTTTTAATGGCAGTTGCGAGTATAGCGACAATAGTTTTTTCTGGACGGATTCTGACTGCTGGAAGTGATGGGTTAACCGTTACATCAGAAGGCGGGCTCGAAGGATACCTGTTAGTCAAAGTGCTACTTGCGGTGATCGTTGGATGTTCTTTCGCCTTAAGCGTGACTTGGTTCTTTTTTTTGCGAGATAAAGTCAAAGAAGCATGTCGATTTAGAAATAAGCAATTTGAACCACCTACTGACATCGTTATTGCATTTATGGCATTCCTCATTGCGGTTAATATTCTTCCGATCTTTTTAGGTAAGCATTATTATTTCCATATCAACCTGATTTATTCATTTTTTGTATATCTTGCAATATTTCTTTGGATTAGATTATCGAAAATCGATCCAGTTACGGTAGCTAAGCTATGTCTTGTTTTTATCGTGTTTTCCAGTCTGATTGCAGCGGCACTTATACCACATCTTGCCCTGCAAATTGGCTATAACGATGGATTGATTCCGGGATTTAATATACGGCTTTGGGGGGTAACATCTCATGCAAACACACTTGGGGCAGCGGCCTGCGTTCTCTTTTTACTCGAAGCCGCTGAACCATCAGCAAGAGTGTGGTTGAGAAGAAGTATTTTGATTGTTACCGGATTGGCATTGATTATGACTCAATCCAAGACTTCTATTTTGGCTGCATTTATAGGACTCGTAATCATTTTTGTTGGGCATATGTTGGCGAAAAGTCGCGATCAATCAGGGTATAGCCGCGAGATTGTAATTGGTTTAGTTGTTATTTTTTCTGCTTTGTTCGCAGTAATCGCAGTTTGGACAATGTTTTATGATTGGGGTATTTCTACTGCACTAAATCGTAACCTAAGCGCGAACGCAGTTTATGGCCTGTCAAGCGCAACTGGTCGGACCGATATATGGGAAGTGGCGATTGCAGC is part of the Gammaproteobacteria bacterium genome and encodes:
- the epsD gene encoding peptidyl-prolyl cis-trans isomerase, EpsD family, encoding MVLAKTRVALIGLVIGSVLVLAACDSNEPKEKKSGQALVSVNGKEVTTLQLNDEIKRANIRPDQYEAASKQLLESLIVRQLIIDEAIRNKLDRTPDVMQARDRANAQVIAQAYMQGIASKVAKPSQAEINEYFQKHPEFFSQRKQFDLITVRIATKDLNEELKKTIDAAKSLGQVVSWLDKNKVQYFRSLASRSSTDLPPQMAKMLQEKNKDTIFIVNEQENSLLISVDAIKDSPVTLATAVPQIERFLLNQKYKEATDAEVARLRAAAKIEYLNAAAPVSSNVEKSAVPQAVPATSPNATNNNLNLTEPASESSIERGIMGLK
- the epsE gene encoding polysaccharide export protein EpsE; translated protein: MINVMKKTKVLAIMIILLGVACIENTIAGEARESALGPGDTLRIFVYGHPDMTTETKVSETGKITFPLLGEIAVNGLTPSEAERKIANLLETRDILRKPQVIVVAAALQSQMVSVLGNVRNQGRYPIEGKRSLTEIIAMAGGIIPEGGELVTLIRSDGNKFVKEVIDVLEMVRTGDLSRDIDIRSDDLIYIERAHRFYIYGEVQRAGVYRLERNMTVMQALSVGGGLTLRGTERGLRIQRRDTEGNLKEISAKSSDLVQPDDVIYIKESLF
- the epsF gene encoding chain length determinant protein EpsF; protein product: MDFSRFFLIILARRKLILSTLIITISTTLIVSLLLPKSYKSTATLVLTYKGADPVTGMILPAQLNSGYMATQLDVIKSTKTALMVVDQLRLDQNEIVKKQFEDSNSSLGLREWLAALLLKNLDIETSRDSSVIGVSYKGADPEFTSIIANAFANAYQEISIRLTVEPSQKAAAYFTDQLNVLRERLETAQRKLTEYQHEAGIIDADVRLDIETKRLNDLSSQLVLAQAELMGTVSEQGIDSRGGETNSIARNAMISNLKLSLSQAESRFSEVSQKLGPNHPSYAGAKAEVDKLRAELNKHIKTTAHTAAGQEREIRAALEEQKAKVLSLNRARNELHLLFKEVEGAQQAYNNAMQRLNQTTLEGQANLSSVSLLDAAKIPEKPDSPKLLLNIALSVILGTLIGLGVGLIAEMIDRRVRSPEDLVDVLQVPVLGVISKGIEKQKRLQLSWPRLIR
- the epsG gene encoding chain length determinant protein tyrosine kinase EpsG codes for the protein MSITSSSETKKLSDSSSINASSSHIRKFSIGHILLDMGKITPVEAERVLHLQKETGLRFGDAALKLGLITEADIQLVLAQQFDYPYLLPGQGNHSPELVVAYQPFGTQVEVFRAVRSQLMLRWFTSGHKALAIVSYNLGDGVSLFAANLAVVFSQLGERTLLIDANLRSPQQHEIFNLRNRLGLSDVLAGRASVSEVIAKIDSFIDLSVLPAGTLPPNPLELLNRNLFDELNDQLANQFDVILYDTLAVSSGADALAIAARTDGVLIVAHKNNTRLSEVDAINEQLKCSGSEVVGSVLIDF
- the xrtB gene encoding exosortase B translates to MFSFIYLPNGFKSIISDWWPILLGLLILYIPTFHDLANGLWSKEEQAHGPIILLLSLWLIYRKWPEMIRRSKGRSASGFGWVIFFIALILYVLGRSQQILVFEMGSFIWILAAIFLVKRGSTALKVMWFPLFFLLFMIPLPGQVVSLLTMPMKMAVSFVAEHILFWANYPIARNGVILQIGQYQLLVADACAGLQTLLTLEALGLFYLNLVHHTSILRNITLAIFIVPISFTANVIRVIVLTLITYHYGDAAGQGFLHGFAGMVLFISALILILGVDAVLQYFVKTQPLGESHSAISNS
- the epsI gene encoding EpsI family protein — encoded protein: MKGSLIVSFILGILMVSSGALTMALTPTSKIADQQEKIDLEFMIPSKFGDWHVDKSIIPLQVDAETQAMLDKIYNQTLARTYINSLGERVMLSVAYGGDQSDNLAIHKPEVCYYAQGFEIMKNFADELLTQYGKLPIKRLIAVKGNRSEPITYWVTIGNKAVLPGIEEKLQQLRYGLTGSVPDGMLVRVSTIDTDKEKAYRLQTNFIQDMLSAIDTKGRTRLTGVFSEI
- a CDS encoding O-antigen ligase family protein; translated protein: MLAFTLFSFAAFLLAIFLVVAIAVVAASAVRWPGWSLSFLMFLMAVASIATIVFSGRILTAGSDGLTVTSEGGLEGYLLVKVLLAVIVGCSFALSVTWFFFLRDKVKEACRFRNKQFEPPTDIVIAFMAFLIAVNILPIFLGKHYYFHINLIYSFFVYLAIFLWIRLSKIDPVTVAKLCLVFIVFSSLIAAALIPHLALQIGYNDGLIPGFNIRLWGVTSHANTLGAAACVLFLLEAAEPSARVWLRRSILIVTGLALIMTQSKTSILAAFIGLVIIFVGHMLAKSRDQSGYSREIVIGLVVIFSALFAVIAVWTMFYDWGISTALNRNLSANAVYGLSSATGRTDIWEVAIAAGMENPLFGQGGDFWNQQVRLRSGFGGATSAHNLFLEIFSRSGFVGLITLLIFLFFLVRYSLRASKNTNGGSIALMVAFFVRAMFESTIDTDTVLTGSFFGVIAYFIYVMDRGAKPIRNTNKSEFSMRAHFDRTVHSK